In Tistrella mobilis, the following proteins share a genomic window:
- a CDS encoding DUF924 family protein yields MIADGATLDRVLDFWFGELGPADWFGAGERLDEVIGDRFGRVLAAARRGCCAPWRSTPRGRLAEILVLDQFSRHIHRGTPDAFAADGMALALAQEAVAGGHDLKLTVTERKFLYLPFEHSESLSVHVQAMALFTALGDADALDWERRHLAVLERFGRYPHRNEVLGRISTPEEQVYLEEPGAGF; encoded by the coding sequence ATGATCGCCGACGGCGCCACGCTCGATCGTGTGCTCGATTTCTGGTTCGGCGAACTCGGACCCGCCGACTGGTTCGGCGCCGGCGAACGCCTGGACGAGGTGATCGGCGATCGCTTCGGCCGGGTTCTGGCCGCCGCCCGCCGCGGCTGCTGCGCCCCCTGGCGGAGCACGCCCCGCGGCCGGCTGGCGGAAATCCTGGTGCTCGACCAGTTCTCGCGCCATATCCACCGCGGCACGCCGGACGCCTTCGCCGCCGACGGCATGGCCCTGGCACTGGCCCAGGAAGCGGTTGCCGGCGGCCACGACCTGAAGCTGACCGTCACCGAGCGCAAATTCCTCTATCTGCCCTTCGAGCATTCAGAAAGCCTGAGCGTGCATGTCCAGGCGATGGCCCTGTTCACGGCGCTGGGCGATGCCGATGCCCTCGACTGGGAACGCCGCCATCTGGCGGTGCTGGAACGCTTCGGCCGCTACCCCCATCGCAACGAGGTACTGGGCCGGATCTCGACGCCCGAGGAGCAGGTCTATCTGGAAGAGCCCGGCGCGGGCTTCTGA